The Apibacter raozihei DNA segment CCCCCCCGTAATATTCAAAAATACATCTTTAGAACCTAAATGAAAACCAGCTCTTTTTTCTAAAACGGCAAGAAGCATATTAAGTCTCTTAACATCAAAACCAGTGGTAACTCTTTGGGGCGTACCATATACAGCAGTAGATACCAGTGCTTGTATCTCTATTAGCATTGGGCGCTGTCCCTCAAGTGTTGCAGCAATAGCATTTCCGGATAAATTTTCTTCTTTCTTTGAAATAAGAATCTCAGAAGGGTTTTTAACTTGGCGTAATCCCGATTGGAACATTTCATAAATTCCCAGCTCTGATGTGGAACCGTATCTGTTTTTATTAGCTCGTAGAAGACGGAATAGATAATTTCGGTCACCTTCAAATTGGAGAACTACATCCACCATGTGTTCCAAGATTTTAGGTCCTGCAATAGTTCCGTCTTTAGTAATATGGCCTACAAAAAATATAGGGGTAGAGGTATCTTTAGCATATTTAATTAATTCCGATGCAGATTCTCTAATTTGAGAAATACTTCCCGGCGAAGATTCAATATAAGAAGAATGTATGGTTTGAATAGAATCAATAACAAGTAATTCAGGTTGAATTTCCTGAGCTTTATTTATAATTTTTTGAGTAGATGTTTCAGTTAATATATAGCAATCAGGGTTAGATATAGATAATCTATCAGCACGCATTTTAATTTGGTTAGAACTTTCTTCACCCGAAACATATAAAACCTTCTTGGGGATTTGAAGAGAAATCTGTAATAACAAGGTAGATTTTCCTATTCCAGGTTCTCCACCGATAAGAATAACACTACCTGGGACTATTCCTCCCCCAAGCAAATTATCCAGCTCAGTATCCTGTGAAAGAATTCTGTTTTCGTCTTGGGATTCAATTTCATGAATTTTTAAAACTCGCGATTTTGAGTCATTTTTAGAAAAAGTCTGATTATTTTTAGATTCTTTTTCTATAACTTCTTCAACAATAGTATTCCATTCACCGCAAGCTTTACATTGTCCCATCCATTGAGAATATTGCGCACCACAATTCTGACAAAAAAAGGTGGTTTTGGTTTTAGCCATAATATATATTGTATTTAAATAGATAATTTATATACAAAAGTAGTCTATTTTTTTAGTAAGATAATTTTAACAAAGAAAGATAATAATCACTTAAATTATTTTATTAGTTTTGTATAAATTCAAAAAATAATATGAGAAAAATAGTAGTAACACTAGGGATTGCAGTATTCACCATAATAGGTATGCAATCTTGTAAAGAAGGATCTAAAGAAACAAAAACAACTACCGAAGCTAAAGAGGAAGTTCAGGCTAGTGAAGATGCCGCTAATTATCAAATTAATACTGTAAATAGTAATATTAAATGGTTAGGACAATCTATAGCAACGAAACATCATGGAATAATAAACTTTAAAAGCGGAGAACTAACAGTTAAAGATGGTAAACTGGAAGCAGGAAGTTTTATTGCAGATATGAACACCATCAAATCTGAAGATGAAGCGGACGAAAGCATTGCTAAAAAATTAGATGAGCATTTAAAAGCAGAAGAAATATTTGATGTCGCTAAATATCCGGACTCTAAATTTACTATTACCTCAGTAAAACCTTTAGAAGGTGATTACAATACAGAGCTTGAAGGTAACTTGGAAATTAAAGGAACTTCTAAAAATGTAAAAGTAAAAGCTAACGTAACTATTGAAGGTAATAATATTACTGTAAAAACAGAGAAATTTACAATTAATAGACAAGATTTTAATATTACGTACAGTAATGGAAATCCACAGGATAAGTTGATCAAAGATTTGTTTGATATGGAAGTAGAGCTTCACGGAACTAAATAATAAAAAAAACAATAAGCAATATTCACACCCTGATATGTTATATCAGGGTATTTTTATATAATTAGGTATATATAAAGAGTATTAAAAAAATGCGATGAGAATAATAGTAAAATAAGTATTAATAGATATAAGTAGAAACTACGGGCGGGCGTCAAATGATTTTGACGCCCGCTCGAATATAAAAACCCGTTCGTATGATTTAACCATTAATTTAAATATTAGTTTTTGTACAACTATAGATATTGCAGAACGACATCCCAATTAAAAAGGGGGGGGAGAATTAAGTATATCATAGAATAGAAGAATAAAAACAGAGGAGGAGGATAAAGAAATAACATCGTGTTAACATTGAGAAATAGAAGAAGTGAGAGAAATGGAAAAAAAAGGTAAAAAAAAGTTAATGATTTATCTAATTGTTTAATAGTGAGTTATAGGTTTGGGGTTAAAAAAAGTCAAAAAAAAGTGCAGAAATATTTGGAGGATAAGAAAAAGTCTGTATCTTTGCACTCGCAATCCGGAATTACTGAGATAACGAAAGTAGCGAAGGGGCGCAAACAAAGAAGATCGTTGACATAAAGTTTCTTTTTTAAGAATGAAAAAAGAGACACAAGATAAAAAGACAAAACAGCAAACCTGGAATAATAACAAAGTTAATTCCATTTGAGTTTTAGGGATAACTACCATGTTAAAGAAACAAAAATTTTACAATGGAGAGTTTGATCCTGGCTCAGGATGAACGCTAGCGGGAGGCCTAACACATGCAAGCCGAGGGGTATTAAGGAGCTTGCTTCTTGAGAGACCGGCGCACGGGTGCGTAACGCGTATGTAACTTGCCTCTATCACTGGGATAGCCCGGGGAAACCCGGATTAATACCGGATATACTAAGTAGTAACCTTACTATTTATTCAAAGATTTATCGGATAGAGATAGGCATGCGTAGGATTAGTTAGTTGGTAAGGTAACGGCTTAC contains these protein-coding regions:
- the radA gene encoding DNA repair protein RadA, encoding MAKTKTTFFCQNCGAQYSQWMGQCKACGEWNTIVEEVIEKESKNNQTFSKNDSKSRVLKIHEIESQDENRILSQDTELDNLLGGGIVPGSVILIGGEPGIGKSTLLLQISLQIPKKVLYVSGEESSNQIKMRADRLSISNPDCYILTETSTQKIINKAQEIQPELLVIDSIQTIHSSYIESSPGSISQIRESASELIKYAKDTSTPIFFVGHITKDGTIAGPKILEHMVDVVLQFEGDRNYLFRLLRANKNRYGSTSELGIYEMFQSGLRQVKNPSEILISKKEENLSGNAIAATLEGQRPMLIEIQALVSTAVYGTPQRVTTGFDVKRLNMLLAVLEKRAGFHLGSKDVFLNITGGIRVDDPAIDLGVICAILSSNEDISLPDNCLFAGEVGLSGEIRAVNRIEQRITEAEKLGYDVIFISKYNKVDVKNHSIRIELVSKVEDVYKLLF
- a CDS encoding YceI family protein, which produces MRKIVVTLGIAVFTIIGMQSCKEGSKETKTTTEAKEEVQASEDAANYQINTVNSNIKWLGQSIATKHHGIINFKSGELTVKDGKLEAGSFIADMNTIKSEDEADESIAKKLDEHLKAEEIFDVAKYPDSKFTITSVKPLEGDYNTELEGNLEIKGTSKNVKVKANVTIEGNNITVKTEKFTINRQDFNITYSNGNPQDKLIKDLFDMEVELHGTK